A window of Candidatus Gastranaerophilales bacterium contains these coding sequences:
- the radA gene encoding DNA repair protein RadA, producing the protein MSKVKTKWVCQVCGYESPAYLGKCHECNSWSSFVEEKVSIAKVKTATISSSVQENKIQKIHEISIDENTRFSTGLSEFDRVLGGGLVEGSLVLIAGDPGIGKSTLILQSSASLAKNIPVLYISAEESAKQIKLRAQRLNINTDNLDVLIQTNINEIKKAIETANPKVVIIDSIQAVYSDEISSSPASVSQVRECCCTLIEIAKTTGTTIIIVGHVTKDGTIAGPKVLEHMVDTVIYFEGERYKFYRILRSIKNRFGSTNEVGIFNMEDHGLVEVKNPSELFLSHRQDNTISGSVVIATNEGSRTLLVEVQALAGPTSYPSPRRVATGLEYNRMLQILAVLERRLGLNLSKHDIYVSVVGGIEINEPAADLGVAMAIASCARNVCIDPETVIIGELSLSGEIRPVNQIEPRIKEAAKLGFKKAIIPKYTNELKTEKNISVIQVSKITEAITASLSKANALSK; encoded by the coding sequence ATGTCAAAAGTTAAAACAAAATGGGTATGTCAAGTTTGCGGATACGAATCACCTGCGTATTTGGGGAAATGCCATGAGTGTAATTCCTGGTCCAGTTTTGTCGAAGAAAAAGTTTCCATTGCCAAGGTGAAAACCGCTACAATATCATCATCCGTGCAGGAGAACAAAATTCAAAAAATACATGAGATTTCTATAGATGAAAACACAAGGTTTTCAACCGGTTTAAGCGAATTCGACAGAGTTTTGGGCGGAGGTCTGGTAGAAGGTTCACTTGTGCTTATAGCAGGTGACCCCGGTATCGGAAAGTCAACCCTTATTCTTCAATCTTCCGCTAGCCTGGCTAAAAATATACCCGTGCTTTATATTTCAGCTGAGGAATCCGCAAAACAAATAAAGCTTAGAGCTCAAAGGTTAAACATAAACACTGATAATCTTGATGTTTTAATACAAACAAACATAAATGAAATAAAAAAGGCGATTGAAACCGCAAACCCTAAAGTTGTAATTATAGACAGTATACAAGCTGTTTATTCCGATGAAATTTCAAGCTCGCCCGCCAGTGTATCACAGGTCCGTGAATGCTGCTGTACACTCATTGAAATAGCAAAAACAACGGGAACAACGATTATTATAGTAGGACATGTAACAAAAGACGGAACGATTGCAGGTCCAAAAGTGCTTGAACATATGGTAGATACAGTGATTTATTTTGAAGGCGAAAGATATAAATTTTACAGAATTTTGCGCTCTATTAAAAACCGTTTCGGCTCGACAAATGAAGTGGGTATCTTTAATATGGAGGACCACGGGCTTGTTGAGGTCAAAAACCCGAGCGAATTATTCCTCTCTCACAGGCAGGACAACACTATATCAGGAAGTGTTGTAATAGCAACAAATGAAGGCTCAAGAACCTTGCTTGTAGAGGTGCAGGCTCTTGCAGGTCCGACATCCTACCCTTCACCAAGACGTGTGGCAACGGGGCTGGAGTATAACAGAATGCTGCAAATTTTGGCTGTACTTGAGCGCAGATTAGGATTAAATCTCAGTAAACATGATATTTATGTATCTGTTGTAGGCGGAATAGAAATCAATGAACCTGCCGCTGATTTAGGAGTTGCAATGGCGATTGCATCCTGTGCAAGAAATGTATGTATTGACCCTGAAACCGTTATAATAGGAGAGCTTAGCCTGTCGGGGGAAATAAGACCGGTTAATCAGATTGAACCCAGAATAAAAGAAGCCGCCAAGCTGGGATTTAAAAAAGCTATTATACCTAAGTATACAAATGAACTTAAAACCGAAAAAAATATATCGGTGATACAAGTTTCTAAAATTACAGAAGCTATTACCGCTTCATTATCAAAAGCAAACGCTTTAAGCAAATAA
- the speE gene encoding polyamine aminopropyltransferase has protein sequence MTNCELRYTEMSETGLGISIEVNSTLYHGESDFQTIDIIDTKPLGRMLILDGLVMTSEKDEFFYHEMISHIPLNSHPNPGQVLVIGGGDGGTVREVLKHKSVERIVLCEIDGEVIEVCKKYLPTIAGELDNPKVELQIRDGVEYIKSQKDQFDIILIDSTDPLGPGVGLFTEDFYTNVKLALKKGGIMAAQSESPFADKKEIRLMYPLLKKVFPIVKTFVGPIPAYPGGYWSWAFCSVDSEPLSYINEANADEVSKSCKLYNKDLHSSAFVLPNFVKELVEKC, from the coding sequence ATGACTAATTGTGAACTAAGATATACAGAAATGTCCGAGACAGGCTTGGGAATCAGCATAGAAGTGAATTCTACCTTGTATCATGGGGAGTCTGATTTTCAGACTATTGATATTATTGATACCAAACCACTGGGAAGAATGCTTATATTAGACGGTTTAGTGATGACCAGTGAAAAAGATGAATTTTTTTACCATGAAATGATATCCCACATTCCTTTAAATTCACATCCAAACCCCGGACAGGTTCTTGTAATAGGCGGAGGCGACGGCGGAACCGTCAGAGAAGTTTTGAAGCACAAAAGTGTAGAGAGAATTGTTTTATGTGAGATAGACGGTGAAGTTATAGAAGTTTGCAAAAAATACCTGCCGACTATAGCAGGTGAGCTTGATAACCCTAAAGTTGAGCTGCAAATCAGGGATGGGGTTGAATATATAAAATCACAAAAAGACCAATTTGATATTATATTAATTGATTCGACCGATCCGCTGGGACCCGGGGTAGGGTTATTTACCGAGGATTTTTATACCAACGTTAAGTTAGCGTTAAAAAAAGGCGGTATAATGGCGGCACAATCAGAATCGCCTTTTGCGGATAAAAAAGAAATCCGTTTAATGTATCCTCTTTTAAAAAAAGTGTTCCCTATAGTTAAAACCTTTGTAGGTCCTATTCCTGCATATCCCGGAGGATATTGGTCATGGGCGTTTTGTTCGGTGGATTCAGAACCTCTTTCATATATTAATGAAGCTAATGCGGATGAAGTTTCCAAGTCTTGTAAATTATACAATAAAGACCTACATTCAAGCGCTTTTGTATTACCTAACTTTGTTAAAGAACTGGTTGAAAAATGTTAA
- a CDS encoding bifunctional UDP-sugar hydrolase/5'-nucleotidase: MKKILYSLILTFLFCAISFAKEITIYTTNDLHGRLEPVDYKNLTDVGGAARRAAVFVKDNKTLILDAGDFAQGTLYYKVFKDDINLEVLKKQNYDAITLGNHEFDHGLESLKYSISTSNVPFLSANIKFKDRQLNKLVKDYIIKDVNGIKAGIIGVTTQSIKATTDSNPEEYEVLDEIKTIKKIVKKIDKSTDIIIVLSHSGINKDIEIAKNTDNIDLIIGGHSHTLLRKPVVIEKKKGNVYITQNGEFGVYAGKIVANVENDKITDFDFQLIPIDASINTNKEIEDYISIYTKQLEIYQNETAGTTTLPINSKKDFIRTNLTTAGSLLNKAELAAFPEAECAISVSGCLRQGGIIPAGEISYKDIFELLPFENYVVISQVKGKDILSVLENSARLYPKPSNSFLQVYNIDYTIDLKKEPMVMNENLTQILKKGSRVKNVFINSEPLDLQRYYSVATDSFLFNGGDGYIQFKNSKNPKHTYYFLDRMLIDYLKNNSPITPEVKNTVRIEE; this comes from the coding sequence ATGAAAAAGATACTATATAGCTTAATATTAACCTTTTTATTTTGTGCAATAAGTTTTGCTAAAGAAATAACCATTTATACAACAAACGACTTGCACGGCAGATTAGAACCCGTAGATTATAAAAATTTGACAGATGTAGGCGGCGCAGCAAGGCGGGCGGCGGTTTTTGTAAAAGATAATAAGACTTTAATCCTTGATGCAGGCGATTTTGCACAGGGAACGCTGTACTATAAGGTTTTTAAAGATGATATAAATCTGGAAGTTTTAAAAAAACAAAACTATGATGCTATTACATTAGGAAACCACGAATTTGACCATGGGCTTGAAAGCCTTAAGTATTCAATTTCTACTTCAAATGTCCCTTTTTTATCCGCGAATATAAAATTTAAAGACAGGCAGTTAAATAAACTTGTAAAAGATTACATTATAAAAGATGTTAACGGTATAAAAGCGGGAATTATCGGAGTTACTACACAATCAATAAAGGCGACAACAGACAGTAACCCTGAAGAATATGAAGTCCTTGATGAAATAAAAACAATAAAAAAAATAGTAAAAAAAATCGATAAAAGCACTGATATAATTATTGTTTTATCCCATAGCGGAATTAACAAAGATATTGAAATAGCAAAAAACACAGATAATATTGATTTAATTATAGGGGGACACTCTCATACTCTTCTGAGAAAGCCCGTTGTTATTGAAAAAAAGAAAGGAAATGTATACATCACACAAAATGGCGAATTTGGTGTATATGCAGGCAAAATTGTTGCGAATGTTGAAAATGATAAAATCACTGATTTTGATTTTCAGCTTATCCCGATAGATGCCTCAATAAATACAAACAAAGAAATAGAAGATTATATATCAATATACACAAAGCAGCTTGAAATTTACCAAAATGAAACAGCCGGTACTACAACCCTTCCCATAAATTCAAAGAAAGACTTTATAAGAACAAATTTAACCACCGCAGGCAGTTTACTCAACAAGGCGGAACTGGCAGCTTTCCCCGAAGCGGAATGCGCAATAAGCGTTTCGGGTTGTTTAAGACAGGGCGGGATTATTCCTGCAGGGGAAATCTCTTACAAAGATATATTTGAACTTTTGCCGTTTGAAAATTACGTAGTCATTTCACAGGTTAAGGGCAAAGATATTTTATCTGTACTTGAAAATAGTGCAAGGCTTTATCCGAAACCTTCCAACTCTTTTCTTCAGGTGTATAATATAGATTATACGATTGACTTAAAAAAAGAACCGATGGTGATGAATGAAAACCTGACACAAATTCTGAAAAAAGGCTCAAGGGTAAAAAACGTCTTTATAAATTCTGAACCTTTGGACCTTCAACGTTATTACAGCGTTGCAACGGATTCTTTTTTGTTTAACGGCGGAGACGGATACATTCAATTTAAAAACTCAAAAAATCCAAAACATACATATTATTTTCTTGATAGAATGTTGATAGATTATTTGAAAAACAATTCGCCGATAACGCCGGAAGTTAAAAATACAGTGAGAATAGAGGAATAA
- the speB gene encoding agmatinase — MLTGPFLSKDWMCANPDYNSSDWVLLGMPFDATCSNKNGTRFAPAAIRSASWGLEEYSLNAERELSEVSFFDAGDLEFPIWGVPKTLDIIETNVTSALDDGKKVFGVGGEHLVTLGTLKSYFKKYNDLVLIHFDAHADLREEYLGEALSHSTVIRRILEFLPASNLVQIGVRSGEKAEFEWMKANKTLISSQEDFKTRLGEFKGCPVFITLDIDVLDSSLVPGTGTQEAGGMFYNELISWLNLIKGQNVVGMDLLEVSPDYDPSGASVAVGAKLIREMLLLFA; from the coding sequence ATGTTAACAGGTCCTTTTTTATCAAAAGACTGGATGTGTGCTAACCCTGATTATAATTCATCTGATTGGGTTTTATTAGGAATGCCTTTTGATGCTACATGTTCTAACAAAAATGGAACAAGGTTCGCCCCTGCTGCTATAAGAAGCGCATCCTGGGGGCTTGAGGAGTATTCGCTCAATGCTGAAAGAGAACTGAGCGAGGTAAGTTTTTTTGATGCGGGTGATTTAGAATTTCCAATCTGGGGTGTACCTAAAACCCTTGATATTATAGAAACTAATGTAACATCTGCGCTTGATGACGGTAAAAAGGTGTTTGGAGTTGGCGGAGAGCATCTTGTTACTTTAGGAACGCTAAAGTCCTATTTTAAAAAATATAATGACCTTGTATTAATACACTTTGATGCCCATGCAGACTTGCGTGAGGAATATTTAGGCGAAGCGCTCTCTCACTCTACGGTTATACGCAGGATTTTAGAATTTTTGCCTGCTTCAAATCTTGTGCAAATAGGTGTCCGCTCGGGCGAAAAAGCTGAATTTGAATGGATGAAAGCTAATAAGACCCTGATATCATCTCAGGAAGATTTCAAAACCCGCTTGGGCGAATTCAAAGGATGTCCGGTTTTTATAACCTTGGATATTGATGTTTTGGATTCTTCGCTGGTTCCCGGAACAGGAACTCAGGAGGCAGGCGGAATGTTTTATAATGAGCTTATATCCTGGCTGAACTTAATTAAAGGTCAAAATGTGGTGGGTATGGATTTACTTGAAGTATCTCCCGATTATGACCCGTCAGGCGCTTCTGTCGCTGTTGGCGCAAAATTAATCAGAGAAATGCTCCTGTTATTTGCTTAA
- a CDS encoding phosphoenolpyruvate carboxykinase (ATP): MATIEFFRNSQELKNITSAARATIMAPFYGNNTEHIQTVSEAYKLAQSSLGTVELTGMPVFEPQKIGLPQGANQLLFNDGTVVGRCSAARKIVGEPDCDLSYLMPIIREAVYNTRFKLMYKTEVVVGLDEDFMVKAHLLIPEGFENVMYSWMLNFQYFNEEYGKMYKNSREIPEGDIFVFSDPDWTHPDFPYGLTFFDPKHNVAAILGMRYFGEHKKGTLTLAWGAAARNGYASCHGGLKRYNLENGKKYSVAVFGLSGSGKSTITHARHNNKYDITVLHDDALIVNVKDKYSIALEPAYFDKTQDYPMGCEDNKYIITQQNNGVILGEDGKLYSITEDIRNGNGRAVKSKLWSPNREDRIDEPINAIFWLMQDPTIPPVLKLSGASLGSAMGATLATKRSSAERLAAGVDPNALVVEPYANPFRTYPLEMDYTRFKQLIDDGVDCYILNTGDFMGKKVQPKHTLGIIEAIVEGAAKFEKWENFSDIEIMRLDDFDVSFKDTDYADQFIKRMNDRIEFVKSRATEKAGLDKLPSDALEALENVIKQAQSVVV; the protein is encoded by the coding sequence ATGGCGACAATAGAATTTTTTAGAAATTCGCAAGAGTTGAAGAATATTACTTCTGCCGCACGCGCTACTATTATGGCGCCTTTCTACGGCAACAATACAGAACATATACAAACAGTAAGTGAAGCTTATAAGTTGGCTCAAAGCAGCCTAGGTACAGTTGAGTTAACCGGCATGCCTGTGTTTGAACCTCAAAAAATAGGTTTGCCCCAAGGCGCAAATCAACTGTTATTTAATGACGGTACAGTAGTAGGCAGGTGTTCTGCCGCAAGAAAAATAGTCGGAGAGCCGGACTGTGATTTGAGTTATTTAATGCCTATAATCAGAGAAGCTGTTTATAATACAAGATTCAAATTAATGTACAAAACAGAGGTTGTTGTCGGTTTAGATGAAGATTTTATGGTAAAAGCTCATCTTTTAATTCCCGAAGGCTTTGAAAATGTAATGTACAGCTGGATGTTGAATTTCCAATATTTTAACGAAGAATACGGCAAAATGTACAAAAACTCCAGAGAGATTCCAGAGGGCGACATCTTCGTATTCTCTGACCCTGACTGGACCCATCCTGATTTTCCGTACGGGTTAACTTTCTTTGACCCTAAACACAACGTAGCGGCTATTTTAGGTATGAGATACTTTGGCGAACATAAAAAAGGCACCTTAACATTAGCTTGGGGTGCTGCAGCAAGAAACGGTTACGCCTCTTGCCACGGCGGGTTGAAAAGATACAACCTTGAAAACGGTAAGAAGTACTCTGTAGCTGTATTCGGACTATCAGGCAGCGGCAAGTCCACAATTACCCATGCGCGCCACAATAACAAGTATGATATTACGGTACTGCACGATGATGCGTTAATAGTAAATGTTAAAGACAAATACTCTATCGCACTTGAACCTGCTTATTTTGACAAAACTCAGGACTATCCGATGGGCTGTGAAGATAATAAATATATCATTACACAGCAAAATAACGGTGTAATTTTAGGCGAAGACGGCAAACTTTACTCAATAACGGAGGATATCAGAAACGGTAACGGAAGAGCCGTTAAATCAAAACTTTGGTCGCCAAACAGAGAAGACAGGATTGATGAACCTATTAACGCTATTTTTTGGCTGATGCAAGACCCTACTATCCCTCCGGTATTAAAATTAAGCGGCGCTTCTTTAGGTTCGGCAATGGGCGCTACCCTTGCAACAAAGCGCTCCAGTGCGGAAAGACTGGCGGCAGGTGTTGACCCGAATGCTTTAGTTGTTGAACCTTATGCCAACCCGTTTAGAACTTACCCTTTAGAGATGGATTATACAAGATTTAAACAACTTATTGATGACGGGGTTGATTGCTACATCTTAAATACCGGCGATTTTATGGGTAAAAAAGTTCAGCCTAAACATACGTTGGGTATTATTGAAGCTATTGTTGAAGGTGCGGCAAAATTTGAAAAATGGGAAAACTTCTCTGACATTGAAATTATGAGATTGGACGACTTTGATGTTTCCTTTAAAGATACAGACTATGCTGACCAATTTATTAAAAGGATGAACGACAGAATTGAATTCGTAAAATCAAGAGCAACCGAAAAAGCAGGTCTGGATAAACTTCCTTCCGATGCATTGGAGGCTTTGGAGAATGTGATTAAACAAGCGCAAAGTGTGGTTGTTTAA
- a CDS encoding biotin--[acetyl-CoA-carboxylase] ligase yields the protein MYELINFETLNSTNTYALAHLKELAHKSVISAQKQTHAQGRFKRKWISYKPENAYFSIVLKPKPENLQNLQNLTQLMCIVLCEEFEKYPLQPFIKWPNDILINGKKISGILAQSSFKGTQIEGFVLGVGVNLNFDKEDLLNIDQPATALNLEINKAVDRNEFIENVLTNFFAKYDEFMQTGFVMIKEDYEKRTDILDKEITVKNMDKKITGIVKNINLDGTLTIQDGTNNVKVTVGDI from the coding sequence ATGTACGAACTTATTAACTTTGAAACTCTTAATTCAACAAACACCTATGCTTTGGCACACCTCAAAGAATTGGCTCATAAAAGCGTTATATCGGCGCAAAAGCAGACCCACGCTCAAGGCAGGTTTAAACGAAAATGGATATCTTATAAACCCGAGAATGCATATTTTTCAATAGTGCTAAAACCAAAACCGGAAAATCTTCAAAACCTGCAAAATTTAACCCAGCTAATGTGTATTGTACTATGCGAAGAATTTGAAAAATATCCTCTGCAGCCTTTTATAAAATGGCCGAATGATATTCTCATAAACGGCAAAAAAATATCAGGAATTTTGGCGCAATCGTCTTTTAAAGGTACCCAAATAGAAGGTTTTGTTTTGGGCGTGGGTGTAAATCTTAATTTTGATAAAGAGGATTTGTTAAATATAGACCAACCTGCAACGGCTTTAAATTTAGAAATCAACAAAGCTGTTGACAGAAATGAATTTATAGAAAATGTTCTTACAAACTTCTTTGCTAAATACGACGAGTTTATGCAAACCGGATTTGTGATGATAAAAGAAGATTATGAAAAAAGGACAGATATACTTGATAAAGAAATAACCGTAAAAAACATGGACAAAAAAATAACGGGGATTGTAAAAAACATAAATCTTGACGGAACTTTAACTATACAAGACGGCACTAATAATGTTAAAGTAACTGTTGGAGATATATAA
- a CDS encoding transglycosylase SLT domain-containing protein yields the protein MAKQQSNTVIKFLIIAFLIFFAGVAGYEYFQYGSIFNNAEHYRKIYKTAMEQKENEEYSQAFSTLMTISPRYEAYDAVLFLQAQCAAKTGDEASVQKNLKALISKYPGSYLYLQAKYDLAKSYLRSKNIDLAKGEFENIINAHKDTDFETGSYYYLAEMYSQKDKETAIKYWKKYISQSSDGRFSQDCVNNLITNKANLSNDERYNIGLVYYNAQKFSEAIFFLKDISISKSWYYLAKSYQAVNNYKNAKDIIRQGLQNYSTSSDLQQVENAMYAYAAMSASKSLAWDELTDIVLAQKNIEDIALYNKANYLDKGRALVLYKKIMDNHLKGNYSSEALWQLIWNAYQNKNYEEAKQYALKHLNNFTNTKSAPKVNFWLGKIYEKEHNKDMAKKIYTRILNKYPDDYYAFRAFGRLNELDGGKDPKWSANKKNRIENIDFELELPYSYSEIKNKFTATTAELLLVEDFDTIDIFHDFKEPFIESWILYRKGLKSKAATTARDAVEEMNDKPVRTDKRWHFVYPVYFGELINKYSARNSLDAYLLLALIREESYFNNLALSSSNAVGLMQLMPSTAREIALNNGFGQINEFLLFNPETNIKYGTRYLKQLRNQLDNKPMLEVCAYNGGAGSVNKWAKSLTYEDGDEFIENIPYPETQNYVKKVFRSYWNYMRIYAN from the coding sequence TTGGCAAAACAACAATCTAATACTGTAATAAAATTTTTAATAATAGCATTTCTCATATTTTTTGCCGGTGTAGCAGGATATGAGTATTTTCAGTACGGAAGTATATTTAACAACGCCGAACATTACAGGAAAATATACAAAACCGCAATGGAACAAAAAGAAAACGAGGAATATTCTCAAGCTTTCTCCACCTTAATGACCATTTCGCCGCGATATGAAGCTTACGATGCGGTATTGTTTTTACAAGCTCAATGTGCGGCTAAAACGGGCGATGAAGCATCTGTGCAAAAAAATCTCAAAGCATTGATATCTAAATATCCGGGAAGTTATTTGTATCTGCAGGCAAAATATGATTTGGCAAAATCTTATTTGCGCTCAAAAAATATTGATTTGGCAAAAGGTGAATTTGAGAATATTATTAATGCTCATAAAGATACTGACTTTGAAACAGGCAGTTATTATTACCTGGCAGAAATGTACAGTCAAAAGGATAAAGAAACTGCAATAAAGTACTGGAAAAAATATATTTCCCAAAGCTCAGACGGAAGATTTTCTCAAGACTGCGTAAACAACCTGATTACAAATAAAGCAAATCTCTCCAATGATGAGCGGTATAATATCGGGTTAGTTTATTATAATGCCCAAAAATTCAGCGAAGCAATTTTTTTCCTCAAAGATATAAGTATTTCAAAGAGCTGGTACTATCTTGCCAAGTCTTATCAGGCTGTTAACAATTATAAAAATGCTAAAGATATAATCAGGCAGGGGCTTCAAAATTATTCGACAAGTTCTGATTTGCAGCAGGTGGAAAACGCCATGTACGCTTATGCTGCTATGTCAGCCTCTAAATCATTGGCCTGGGATGAATTAACAGACATTGTACTGGCACAAAAAAATATTGAAGATATAGCGCTTTATAACAAGGCAAATTATTTGGATAAAGGCCGGGCTTTAGTATTGTATAAAAAAATTATGGATAACCATTTAAAGGGTAATTATTCATCAGAAGCTTTATGGCAGCTTATATGGAATGCCTATCAGAATAAAAATTATGAGGAAGCCAAACAATATGCCCTAAAACATTTGAATAATTTCACCAATACAAAATCCGCGCCAAAAGTTAATTTTTGGCTTGGGAAAATTTACGAAAAAGAACATAACAAAGATATGGCAAAAAAAATCTATACAAGAATTCTTAACAAATACCCCGATGATTATTATGCGTTTAGGGCTTTTGGAAGATTGAACGAACTTGACGGCGGAAAAGACCCTAAGTGGTCTGCAAATAAGAAAAATCGTATAGAAAATATTGATTTTGAGCTTGAACTGCCATATTCTTACAGCGAAATTAAAAACAAGTTTACTGCAACAACGGCAGAACTCTTACTGGTAGAAGATTTTGATACTATAGATATATTCCATGATTTTAAAGAGCCGTTCATAGAAAGTTGGATTTTGTACAGAAAAGGCTTAAAATCAAAAGCCGCAACTACAGCAAGGGATGCCGTGGAAGAAATGAACGATAAACCCGTTCGTACAGACAAAAGATGGCATTTTGTATACCCGGTTTATTTCGGTGAGCTGATAAATAAATATTCGGCAAGAAACAGTTTAGATGCGTATTTGCTTCTTGCGTTGATAAGGGAAGAGAGTTATTTTAACAATCTTGCGCTAAGTTCATCAAATGCCGTAGGGCTTATGCAGCTAATGCCCTCTACTGCAAGAGAAATCGCCTTGAATAACGGATTTGGTCAGATAAATGAATTTTTGCTATTCAACCCCGAAACTAACATAAAATATGGAACACGGTATTTAAAACAGCTTAGAAATCAGCTTGATAATAAACCTATGCTTGAGGTTTGTGCTTATAACGGCGGGGCGGGGTCTGTTAACAAATGGGCAAAATCCTTAACCTATGAAGATGGGGATGAATTTATAGAAAATATCCCGTACCCTGAAACACAAAATTATGTAAAAAAAGTTTTCAGAAGCTATTGGAATTATATGAGAATTTATGCTAACTAA